One genomic segment of Hordeum vulgare subsp. vulgare chromosome 2H, MorexV3_pseudomolecules_assembly, whole genome shotgun sequence includes these proteins:
- the LOC123426306 gene encoding uncharacterized protein LOC123426306 isoform X2, whose amino-acid sequence MDGRRRGEREVNRWHTGREEARERDSGSSSPAAILLFALIGATVTTAAVGQLRRTFGWFYTQLSRSQPYVYWEDMPRGPNRCGDAWRYYRRTRETNEDQRKRVERIMHMQDMFKKERSKCRDYRTRNGHNPTYNQHSRREDWYEDAETFYANQRANFRSRPREAMQYSMSHHYSVLGLNRSRAEPFSDAEIKMGKAFREPYMSCLLP is encoded by the exons ATGGACGGCCGCCGAAGAGGCGAGCGGGAGGTGAACCGTTGGCATACTGGTCGTGAGGAGGCGCGTGAGAGGGACTCCGgctcctcctccccggctgccATCCTCCTCTTTGCCCTCATCGGCGCCACTGTCACCACCGCCGCT GTTGGTCAACTGCGCCGCACCTTTGGCTGGTTTTACACTCAG CTTAGCAGATCACAACCATATGTCTACTGGGAAGACATGCCTCGTGGGCCGAATAGGTGTGGTGATGCGTGGCGATATTACCGGAGGACTCGTGAGACGAACGAGGATCAGAGGAAGAGAGTG GAACGCATCATGCACATGCAAGATATGTTCAAGAAGGAGAGAAGTAAATGCCGGGATTATCGGACTCGCAATGGCCATAATCCAACCTATAATCAGCATAGTCGAAGAGAAGACTGGTATGAAGATGCAGAAACATTTTATGCTAATCAAAGAGCAAATTTCAGATCAAGGCCCAGGGAAGCTATGCAGTACAGTATGTCGCATCACTATTCTGTCTTGGGCCTAAACAG GTCAAGAGCAGAACCATTTTCAGATGCTGAGATTAAG